One window of the Bacillus sp. 2205SS5-2 genome contains the following:
- a CDS encoding MBL fold metallo-hydrolase: MSVKAMNSKEIAKKVMNKEALFILDVRNVDAFEDWKIEGENVEYLNIPYFDLLDGVEGILDQLPLDKEILVVCAKEGSSIMIAEMISDEGKDISYLEGGMKAWSEHLEPIKVGDLTNGGALYQFVRLGKGCLSYMVVSNGEAAIIDAARMTDNYIEFANEKNITITHVFDTHLHADHISGGRKIAEETNAIYWLPPKDAEDVSFEYSALEDGNKVFIGNTTIDINALYSPGHTVGSTSFIIDETYLLSGDILFVDSIGRPDLAGKAADWVADLRESLYKRYKNLSMELTVLPAHFMIIEELNEDGSVGEKLGTLFAKNHGLNIESDDEFRKLVSENLPPQPNSYQEIRETNMGKITPDEEEQREMEIGPNRCAVR, from the coding sequence GTGTCAGTTAAAGCAATGAATTCAAAAGAAATAGCCAAAAAAGTAATGAATAAAGAAGCGTTATTTATATTAGATGTGCGGAATGTAGATGCCTTTGAAGATTGGAAAATTGAAGGAGAAAATGTTGAGTATTTAAACATTCCATACTTTGATCTTTTAGACGGAGTGGAGGGGATTTTAGATCAGCTTCCTCTGGATAAAGAGATCTTAGTGGTTTGTGCTAAAGAAGGATCTTCTATAATGATTGCTGAGATGATTTCTGATGAAGGGAAGGACATTTCTTACCTTGAGGGTGGTATGAAAGCTTGGAGTGAACACCTAGAGCCTATTAAAGTAGGCGACTTAACAAACGGAGGAGCGCTTTATCAATTCGTCCGTTTAGGAAAAGGTTGCCTCTCTTACATGGTTGTGTCTAATGGAGAAGCAGCTATTATAGATGCCGCTCGGATGACAGATAACTATATCGAATTTGCCAATGAAAAAAATATAACGATTACCCATGTATTTGATACCCATTTACACGCGGATCATATTTCTGGAGGTCGTAAAATTGCAGAAGAAACAAATGCGATTTACTGGTTACCTCCAAAGGATGCGGAAGATGTTTCATTCGAATACTCAGCACTTGAAGATGGAAATAAAGTATTCATTGGAAATACTACAATTGACATTAATGCTTTATATTCACCCGGTCACACGGTTGGTTCAACATCATTTATCATTGATGAAACTTATTTATTATCTGGTGATATTTTATTTGTTGACAGCATTGGCCGTCCAGATCTAGCTGGGAAAGCAGCAGACTGGGTAGCTGACTTAAGAGAAAGTCTTTACAAACGGTATAAGAACCTTTCAATGGAACTAACGGTTCTTCCCGCTCACTTTATGATTATCGAGGAGTTAAATGAAGATGGCTCTGTTGGTGAAAAGCTTGGTACACTTTTTGCGAAAAATCACGGCTTAAACATTGAAAGTGATGATGAGTTTAGAAAATTAGTTTCTGAAAATCTACCACCTCAACCGAATTCTTATCAAGAAATTCGAGAAACGAATATGGGGAAAATTACTCCTGATGAAGAGGAACAACGTGAAATGGAAATTGGTCCAAACCGCTGTGCCGTTAGATAA
- a CDS encoding sulfite exporter TauE/SafE family protein → MDLAFMITIFLIGFIGSYISGMVGIGGSIIKYPMLLYIPPLLGVATFSAHEVSGISAVQVFFATLGGVWAYRKGGYLNKSLITYMGVSILIGSFIGGYGSKFMSEAGINIVYGVLALIAAIMMFIPKKGIDDIKLDEVTFNKWLSASLALIVGLGAGIVGAAGAFLLVPIMLVVLKIPTRMTIASSLAITLISSIGSTVGKISTGQVDYYSAIIMVIASLIAAPLGAKAGKKMNTKILQMILAFLILGTAIKIWLDIL, encoded by the coding sequence ATGGATCTAGCTTTTATGATAACCATCTTTTTAATCGGGTTTATTGGGTCTTATATCTCTGGAATGGTAGGTATTGGGGGCAGTATTATTAAATATCCAATGCTTCTTTATATTCCACCCTTATTAGGAGTAGCTACTTTTTCTGCACATGAGGTTTCAGGTATTAGTGCAGTACAAGTATTCTTTGCCACGCTTGGTGGGGTTTGGGCTTATCGAAAAGGCGGCTACTTAAATAAATCCCTTATTACGTATATGGGTGTCAGTATTTTAATTGGTAGCTTCATTGGAGGTTACGGTTCAAAGTTTATGAGTGAAGCAGGAATTAATATTGTTTATGGTGTCCTAGCTTTAATTGCGGCAATTATGATGTTTATTCCTAAAAAAGGGATTGACGATATTAAATTGGATGAAGTTACCTTCAATAAATGGTTATCAGCATCACTAGCTTTAATCGTAGGTTTAGGTGCAGGAATCGTAGGAGCTGCTGGAGCTTTTCTATTAGTTCCAATTATGTTAGTGGTTCTTAAGATACCAACTAGAATGACAATTGCATCATCCCTGGCTATTACGTTGATCTCTTCAATCGGTTCTACAGTTGGTAAGATCTCAACTGGTCAAGTCGATTATTATTCAGCCATTATTATGGTCATCGCAAGTTTAATTGCCGCTCCTCTAGGTGCAAAGGCTGGTAAGAAAATGAACACAAAGATACTACAAATGATTTTAGCCTTTTTAATCTTAGGAACTGCGATAAAAATATGGCTTGATATACTCTAA
- a CDS encoding alpha/beta hydrolase, with amino-acid sequence MFKIRLLEIVMLLFVLFSLSVLFNNKLGRLRLVQYVPILSVIILIVHLFIEGVRWQFYPVYFIIILQSVTLVIRLRKGSSFISNKKRKRIVIVYTAISISLTAIFSYAFPVNKIPIPTGDNNIGTISFDVIDQKRKERYGGDLSDNRKIKLQIWYPAEKIDGYEVVPWLEDGRAIAEGVANMMGFPDFVLRHTSLIKSNSYSNAPISLFKEQYPVILLSHGWTGFRNIHTDVAELLASNGYIVVGIDHTYGSAVTVFNDGEVAYVNEDALPDREETPNFLDYANTLVSTFAGDIFATLAQLKELNEGEIHSQFKGKLDLSNIGIIGHSTGGGAAVKTALHDNRIKALIGMDAWVEPVEEKELEGGLNIPSLFLRSGEWEQGFNNENLFLLLNKSRSPVELYQINGTHHQDFSMIYMYSPLSKYFSITGKRDGREAATIQHDFILTFFEHHFNNQENNNVAKQYDDIQNIFSNKN; translated from the coding sequence TTGTTTAAAATAAGATTACTAGAGATTGTTATGCTACTTTTCGTCCTATTTAGTTTAAGTGTTTTATTTAATAATAAGCTGGGAAGGTTGAGGCTCGTACAATATGTTCCTATCCTTTCAGTGATTATTCTTATAGTACACCTATTTATTGAAGGCGTAAGGTGGCAGTTTTATCCTGTTTATTTCATTATCATTCTACAATCCGTAACACTAGTTATAAGGTTACGAAAAGGTTCGAGTTTTATTAGCAATAAGAAGCGAAAGCGTATTGTTATCGTCTATACAGCGATAAGTATTAGTTTAACAGCTATTTTTTCTTATGCTTTTCCTGTGAATAAAATTCCAATTCCAACTGGAGATAATAATATTGGAACGATATCCTTTGATGTGATCGACCAAAAACGAAAGGAACGTTATGGTGGTGATTTGTCGGATAATAGAAAAATAAAATTACAAATTTGGTACCCTGCTGAAAAAATTGATGGGTATGAAGTAGTTCCGTGGTTAGAGGACGGGCGAGCAATAGCTGAAGGTGTCGCAAATATGATGGGGTTTCCTGACTTTGTTTTACGTCATACTTCTTTAATAAAATCTAACTCTTACAGCAATGCACCAATCAGTCTTTTTAAAGAGCAGTATCCCGTTATTCTTCTGTCGCATGGCTGGACGGGCTTTAGAAATATTCACACGGATGTGGCAGAGTTATTAGCGAGTAATGGCTATATCGTTGTTGGAATTGATCATACATATGGTTCAGCTGTCACGGTGTTTAATGACGGGGAAGTAGCGTATGTTAATGAAGATGCTTTACCTGATCGCGAAGAGACGCCGAATTTTTTAGATTATGCTAATACATTAGTTTCAACGTTTGCTGGTGATATTTTCGCCACTCTTGCTCAATTAAAAGAGTTAAATGAAGGTGAAATCCACTCGCAATTTAAAGGTAAATTAGACTTATCAAATATTGGTATTATCGGTCATTCTACTGGCGGTGGAGCGGCGGTGAAAACAGCACTCCATGATAACCGAATTAAAGCATTAATTGGGATGGATGCGTGGGTTGAACCAGTAGAAGAGAAAGAGCTCGAGGGCGGCCTAAACATCCCAAGCTTGTTTTTAAGAAGTGGTGAATGGGAGCAAGGCTTTAATAACGAAAATTTATTTTTGTTATTAAATAAGAGTAGATCCCCCGTTGAATTATATCAAATAAACGGTACCCATCATCAAGATTTCTCGATGATTTATATGTATTCACCTCTAAGCAAATATTTTAGCATAACAGGAAAGCGAGATGGGCGAGAAGCTGCGACTATTCAACACGATTTTATCCTGACTTTTTTTGAACACCATTTTAATAATCAAGAAAATAACAATGTTGCCAAGCAATATGATGATATTCAGAACATATTTAGTAATAAAAATTAA
- a CDS encoding HAMP domain-containing sensor histidine kinase produces the protein MKLFKNNFHKKSYYSVMFVAIVIMFIGLVVDNPRKNAYDLGYLSNVVIFIVFSVCLLFYPKYETRFFRVIIILMAMGYFNILFYVYPQTSSTFIFLWLIPALPILFFDKKLFYYTFFLNAVLVSITFGYILFIDKGQNFSHINIDITGNIINFVGSQIILYYIFFLTNVQMENQREYFEEAQNAERLKTTGQLAAAVAHEIRNPLTVVKGFLQFYVELEDFNQKNKRNFSLMIDELDAAEQVISQFLSISKPDKEKKLDTVEVKSVLDDVTELLKTYGLVNNNPIQLEVQANSYVSINSLEFKQLLINLIKNAIEASPHGRAVIVQVKRTRDGVSILVMDRGSGMSEEELASLGTPFYSLKSKGTGLGLMICYNIVEKYNGKIQFVSVEGEGTTVTLQFPFAEE, from the coding sequence TTGAAACTGTTTAAAAACAACTTCCATAAAAAGTCATATTATAGTGTTATGTTCGTTGCGATAGTCATTATGTTTATCGGATTAGTCGTGGATAATCCAAGAAAAAACGCATATGATCTAGGTTACTTATCCAATGTGGTGATTTTTATTGTTTTTTCTGTGTGTTTACTATTTTATCCCAAGTATGAAACCCGGTTTTTCAGAGTGATAATTATCTTAATGGCAATGGGATATTTTAATATCTTATTTTATGTGTATCCACAAACCTCGTCTACGTTTATCTTTCTTTGGCTCATTCCCGCACTACCTATTTTATTTTTTGATAAAAAATTATTTTATTATACATTTTTTCTGAATGCCGTTCTTGTTTCTATTACGTTCGGTTATATCCTATTTATTGATAAGGGACAAAATTTTTCCCATATTAACATTGATATTACCGGCAATATCATTAATTTTGTTGGCAGTCAGATTATACTCTATTATATTTTCTTCTTAACAAATGTCCAGATGGAAAATCAGCGAGAATATTTTGAAGAGGCTCAAAATGCTGAGCGTTTAAAGACGACGGGTCAGTTAGCTGCCGCTGTCGCTCATGAAATAAGAAATCCGCTTACTGTAGTAAAAGGCTTTCTCCAATTCTACGTAGAATTAGAGGATTTTAACCAAAAAAACAAACGGAATTTTTCATTAATGATCGATGAATTGGATGCAGCGGAACAGGTCATTTCTCAATTCCTGTCTATTTCCAAACCAGATAAAGAAAAAAAGCTAGATACAGTGGAGGTAAAGAGCGTACTAGATGACGTAACGGAATTACTGAAAACATATGGGTTAGTTAACAACAACCCTATTCAATTGGAAGTTCAAGCGAATAGCTATGTATCCATCAATTCGCTTGAATTCAAACAACTTCTCATCAATTTAATTAAAAATGCCATTGAAGCGTCCCCTCACGGACGTGCTGTTATCGTCCAGGTAAAGAGGACTAGAGATGGAGTGAGTATTCTTGTGATGGATAGAGGTTCCGGTATGTCAGAGGAAGAATTAGCTAGCTTAGGGACCCCTTTTTATTCTTTGAAAAGTAAAGGGACAGGCCTTGGGTTAATGATTTGTTATAACATCGTTGAAAAATACAATGGAAAGATTCAGTTTGTAAGTGTTGAAGGGGAAGGAACCACTGTCACACTCCAGTTTCCATTTGCTGAGGAATAA
- a CDS encoding endonuclease/exonuclease/phosphatase family protein — protein MKKLMKWLVYVVGFSILSLVLFLAYMTITEEIPEAVIKLEVDNNNQKVLKQGEPFSTTIFNIGYGGLDKDQDFFMDGGKGSGSSSKKQTLTNLENAQTFLQKTDSDFVLIQEIDVKSKRSNDTNQVAMFNEGLEGYGSTFATNYNTPWVPVPILKPMGYADSGMSSFSKYKVEDSTRYQLPGREKWPVQLFELDRAIVESKIPVDNGKYLRMVNVYLSAYDKGGEIRAQQVVFLKEYMNEHYKNGDYVVLGGDWNQLLSDVQLKDPKFMKEWPEWLVELPEDFTDGGFQWAVDPTVWTVRDNVKPFVAGENFVTIIDGFLVSPNIEIVDVTGHDLGFEHSDHNPVTAILELK, from the coding sequence TTGAAAAAATTAATGAAATGGCTTGTCTATGTGGTAGGGTTTTCTATTCTTTCTCTTGTGTTATTTTTAGCCTATATGACCATTACAGAGGAAATCCCTGAAGCTGTTATTAAGTTGGAAGTTGACAATAACAACCAAAAGGTATTGAAGCAAGGAGAACCGTTTAGTACGACAATTTTTAATATTGGATATGGGGGATTGGATAAGGATCAAGATTTTTTTATGGATGGAGGAAAAGGATCAGGTTCGAGTAGTAAGAAACAAACGTTAACCAATCTTGAAAATGCTCAAACTTTCTTGCAAAAAACCGATTCCGATTTTGTACTCATACAAGAAATAGATGTTAAATCTAAAAGGTCCAATGACACGAATCAAGTAGCCATGTTTAATGAAGGTTTAGAAGGCTATGGTTCAACCTTCGCGACTAATTATAATACTCCGTGGGTACCAGTTCCGATTCTAAAACCAATGGGCTATGCCGATAGTGGGATGAGTTCCTTTTCTAAGTATAAGGTAGAGGATTCTACGAGATATCAGCTACCTGGAAGAGAAAAATGGCCTGTACAACTGTTTGAATTAGATCGGGCCATTGTTGAATCCAAAATACCAGTTGATAATGGCAAATATTTAAGAATGGTTAACGTTTATTTGTCCGCATACGACAAGGGCGGGGAAATAAGAGCTCAACAGGTCGTTTTCTTAAAAGAATATATGAATGAACACTACAAAAATGGCGATTATGTCGTTTTAGGTGGTGATTGGAATCAGCTTCTGTCTGATGTTCAATTAAAAGACCCCAAATTCATGAAGGAATGGCCTGAATGGCTTGTAGAATTGCCAGAGGATTTTACTGATGGTGGGTTTCAATGGGCGGTTGATCCTACGGTTTGGACTGTTCGTGATAACGTTAAACCGTTTGTGGCCGGAGAAAATTTTGTAACCATCATTGATGGATTTTTAGTGTCACCGAATATCGAAATTGTAGATGTAACAGGACATGATCTAGGCTTTGAACATAGCGACCATAACCCTGTTACTGCTATATTGGAGTTAAAATAA
- a CDS encoding DUF3231 family protein yields the protein MLNLRTDKPLVGLTATEISSIWASYLKSSMEKRFFDYFLSTTEDANVIKVVEKMVTQSQKNLEETTAILTKENLTIPLGFTEDDVRVGENKVFSDTFILYLCHDLTMLSMSTYPSAISDCTRKDVRNHFQVNIEFSIMIQNELTDLMLTEGLYLKPPQIAIENGVDFVDSLKYLNGSVGDSRPLNTAEIANLTRIIHRAQFSKMVFVIFCKLATTKDIKKHFSKGRNELEKIIDSLQEIFEEENIPISASGAFKIFDVELSPFTDKIMLFFVNTCLGMFCFTMINQAMATSLRSDIQIKINKISKDMKKYYGHGLLLTINEKWLEQPPHAVDRKV from the coding sequence ATGCTTAATTTAAGAACCGATAAACCTCTCGTTGGGTTAACAGCTACTGAAATATCAAGTATTTGGGCATCTTATTTAAAGAGCAGTATGGAAAAACGGTTTTTCGATTACTTTCTCTCCACTACAGAAGATGCAAATGTAATAAAAGTGGTAGAAAAAATGGTCACTCAATCTCAAAAAAATCTTGAAGAAACTACCGCGATACTTACCAAAGAAAATCTTACTATTCCACTGGGTTTTACTGAAGATGACGTGCGCGTTGGAGAAAATAAAGTATTTTCTGATACTTTTATTTTGTATTTATGCCATGATTTAACGATGCTGTCGATGAGTACTTATCCAAGTGCAATATCAGACTGTACAAGGAAAGACGTTCGAAATCATTTTCAAGTGAATATAGAATTTTCCATTATGATTCAGAATGAACTTACAGACTTAATGCTAACAGAAGGACTCTATCTGAAGCCTCCGCAAATAGCTATTGAGAATGGGGTGGATTTTGTCGATAGCCTGAAATATCTTAATGGATCCGTTGGTGATTCAAGACCTCTAAATACGGCTGAAATTGCTAACTTAACTAGAATTATTCATAGAGCACAGTTTTCAAAAATGGTTTTTGTTATTTTTTGTAAATTAGCTACTACTAAGGACATAAAAAAACATTTCAGCAAAGGAAGAAATGAACTCGAAAAAATAATAGATTCACTTCAAGAAATTTTTGAAGAAGAAAATATTCCCATTTCAGCATCCGGTGCTTTTAAAATTTTTGATGTAGAACTATCACCATTTACCGATAAGATTATGCTGTTTTTTGTTAATACTTGCCTAGGCATGTTCTGTTTTACAATGATCAATCAGGCAATGGCCACTAGTTTAAGATCCGACATTCAAATTAAAATCAATAAAATTTCAAAAGATATGAAGAAGTACTATGGACATGGTTTACTTTTAACTATAAATGAAAAATGGTTAGAGCAACCTCCGCATGCAGTAGACAGAAAAGTTTAG